A single Oncorhynchus nerka isolate Pitt River linkage group LG10, Oner_Uvic_2.0, whole genome shotgun sequence DNA region contains:
- the sh2d4ba gene encoding SH2 domain-containing protein 4B: MMQQILRDMYIDPDLLAELNEEQKHILFYKIRQEQVRRWDERENQENQENQDQGKKSSRSIQWLQGCDGDVWVWVMGDAPGDKPYEDIIKELMGEKARRQAQQEAKELWRTKEAEIEEKFRDAMAKEKARFVAGKWKEETEDRKAAKQEEEHIQESLKKREEEERQQGEEEIKRAEEKRARELYISLEQEQRRSEKDDKEWEEQLRRSKMADQEMQRKARRARDEYKRQSLRAIEKGRVAGLSGLFQQGPVVGNGPTAAPFRRYSNVLESSSSTTHRPGLQPATPPLYRRRQSQRHSTIVTQPLMDSPAWVRAPRPSSRECVLLWFKEEQTPKQAGYERNSTTIAPWFHGLISRQESETLLMNTAEGSFLVRVSDRIWGYTLSYRTADGFKHFLIDASGDYYSFLGVDQNRHATLADLIDFHKEEVITTSGGELLQEACKRTVSATDYGGLFQ; encoded by the exons ATGATGCAGCAGATTTTGAGGGACATGTACATCGATCCGGACCTGCTGGCGGAGCTCAACGAGGAGCAGAAGCATATCCTATTCTATAAGATCCGCCAGGAGCAGGTGAGGCGCTGGGATGAGAGGGAGAACCAAGAGAACCAGGAGAACCAGGACCAGGGAAAGAAGA GCAGCAGAAGTATCCAGTGGCTGCAGGGCTGCGATGGggatgtgtgggtgtgggtgatGGGCGACGCTCCTGGGGATAAGCCTTATGAGGACATCATCAAGGAGCTGATGGGGGAGAAAGCCAGACGGCAGGCTCAGCAGGAGGCCAAGGAGCTCTG GCGAACCAAAGAGGCTGAGATCGAGGAGAAGTTCCGGGATGCTATGGCGAAGGAGAAGGCCCGTTTTGTGGCAGGGAAGTGGAAAGAAGAAACGGAGGACAGGAAGGCTGCCAAGCAGGAAGAGGAACACATCCAGGAGTCTCTCAAG AaacgagaggaggaggagagacagcaaGGTGAGGAGGAGATAAAAcgtgcagaggagaagagagcgagggagctgtatatctccctagagcaggaacagagaaggagtgaGAAGGATGACAAGGAATGGGAGGAGCAAC TGCGGCGCTCTAAGATGGCTGACCAGGAGATGCAGAGAAAAGCAAGGCGGGCACGGGATGAGTACAAGCGCCAGTCCCTGCGGGCTATAGAGAAGGGCCGTGTGGCAGGGCTCAGTGGGCTGTTCCAGCAGGGCCCAGTGGTGGGGAACGGACCAACAGCAGCCCCCTTCAGGAGATACAGCAACGTGCTCgagtcctcctcctccaccacccaccGCCCCGGCCTCCAGCCTGCTACTCCTCCACTGTACCGCCGTAGACAGAGCCAAAGGCACAGCACCATTGTTACACAGCCACTGATGGACAG TCCTGCCTGGGTGAGAGCCCCCCGGCCCAGCTCCAGAGAGTGTGTTTTGCTGTGGTTCAAAGAAGAGCAGACGCCCAAACAGGCTGGCTATGAGCGCAACAGCACCACCATCGCCCCCTGGTTCCACG GTCTGATTTCCAGACAGGAGTCAGAGACCCTGCTGATGAACACAGCAGAGGGCTCCTTCCTGGTGAGGGTGAGTGACAGGATCTGGGGATACACGCTGTCCTATCGCACGGCCGACGGCTTCAAACACTTCCTGATCGACGCATCAGGAGACTACTACAGCTTCCTGGGTGTGGACCAGAACCGCCACGCCACCTTGGCTGACCTTATCGATTTCCACAAG GAGGAGGTGATCACCACATCAGGAGGAGAGCTTCTGCAGGAGGCATGTAAACGTACAGTCTCAGCCACAGACTATGGGGGGCTCTtccaatga